One genomic region from Pongo abelii isolate AG06213 chromosome 4, NHGRI_mPonAbe1-v2.0_pri, whole genome shotgun sequence encodes:
- the LOC100444581 gene encoding peptidyl-prolyl cis-trans isomerase A-like: MVNPTVFFHIPVDSEPLGRISFELFADKFPKTAENFRALSTGEKGFGYKGSCFHRTIPGFMCQGDDFTRHNGTGGKSVYGEKFDDENFILKHTGPGILSMANAGPNTNGSQFFICTAKTEWLDDMPVVFGKAKESMNIVEAMERFGSRNGKTSKKITSGQL, from the coding sequence ATGGTGAATCCCACCGTGttcttccacattccagtggACAGCGAGCCCTTGGGCCGCATCTCCTTCGAGCTGTTTGCAGATAAGTTTCCAAAGACAGCAGAAAACTTTCGTGCTCTGAGCACTGGAGAGAAAGGATTTGGTTATAAGGGTTCTTGCTTTCACAGAACTATTCCAGGGTTTATGTGTCAGGGTGATGACTTCACACGCCATAATGGCACTGGTGGCAAGTCCGTCTACGGGGAGAAATTTGATGATGAGAACTTCATTCTAAAGCATACAGGTCCTGGCATCTTGTCCATGGCAAATGCTGGACCCAACACAAACGGTTCCCAGTTTTTCATCTGCACTGCCAAGACTGAGTGGTTGGATGACATGCCTGTGGTCTTTGGCAAGGCGAAAGAAAGCATGAATATTGTGGAGGCCATGGAGCGCTTTGGGTCCAGGAATGGCAAGACCAGCAAGAAGATCACGAGTGGACAACTCTAA